The DNA region CTGGCCCAGCGGAAAGACCTCGATCCTGATCTCGCCTTTCGTTTCCTTTTCCACGTGCTCGGCAAAGGCCAGGGCCGCCTTGTGCATGGGAAAATCCTTGTTCTCGATCTTGGTGGGCGCGATGTGCCCGAACTTGAGAACCCGCTCCGCCTGGGCCGACGCGGCGCAGAACATGGTCATGGCCAGAAAGATCGCCACCGAAACCTTCATCTTCATCGATGCCTCCGGGCTGTGCAGACGCCACTCGGAGCGAATGACACAAACCTTTGTTTTTATTAAAATTTCAAAAAAGAGGACACAAAGCATAAACAATTATCGATCAGCAAGAAGCTTTGCAACCCTTTTCTGAGTATCGGGCCCCCCTTCCATTCAAACCAGCTCGTTTCGGTGCATCCCGTCACATTGACTTCGACACTGCACCCCCCTAGTGATTTTGTCCTTCACGAGCACGCCCCGTTCCGTCCGTCACGGTCCAGGGGCACCGACCCCACGGAGCGCCCAATGCCATTGCCGTCTTCCCTTGCCGCCGCCCTGGCCCGTATCGTCCCGGCGGAACGCCTGCATCTGGATGCCGTGCGGGCGCGCGTCTTCGCCCTCGACGCCAGCATCTACCAGCCTCGCGCCAAGGCCGTCATCGACCTGGAAAATGAAACCGAAATTCAGAACCTGCTGGCGACACTGCGCGAGCACGGCAGCGGCGTGACCTTTCGCGGAGCGGGCACGAGCCTCAACGGCCAGGCCACCGGCGAGGAGATCGTGGCGCGCATCCGGGGTCCGTTCTGGCGCAGGCATGAGATCCTGTACGAAGGACGCACCATCCGGCTGCATTGCGGCCTGACAGGCGGAGAGGCCGACGCGGCCCTGGCCCCCCTCGGTCGCCGCATCGGACCTGATCCGGCCTCTGCATCGGCCGCTTCCATCGGCGGCATGGTCGCCAACAACGCCGCCGGCATGTGCTGCACCGTGGACCAGAACACCTTTGCGACCATGCGCCACATGCGCCTCATCCTGGCCGACGGCACGATCCTGGACACCGAAGATCCGGACAGCGTGGCCGCGCTGCGCATCAATCATGCGCATGTGCTTGAGCGCCTCCGGGAGCTGCGTGGCAGGATCATGGCTGACCCGGCCATGGTGGAACGCATCCGGCGCAAGTATTCCATCAAGAACACCACGGGCTATGCCATCAACGCCCTGACCGAATTTGACGATCCCTTGGACATGCTGACCCACCTCATGATCGGCTCCGAAGGGACCCTCGGCTTTGTCAGTTCCGTGACCCTGGCCACGGTGCCGGTCCATCCCCTGCGGGCCACGGCGCTCATGATCTTTCCGGACCTGAACGCGGCGGCGCGAGCGGTCATGGCCCTGCGCGGAGGCTGTCCGGTGCAGGCGGCGGAACTTCTTGACCGCACCTCCATCCGCGCCGTGGAAGGCCTGCCCTCGGCGCCGCCCATCCTGCGCGAACTGGGCGACGAGGCCTGCGCCGTGCTCATGGAGACCCGCGCCGAGAGCAGCGACACCCTCGCGCGCAATACCGAGGCGATCCTCTCGGCCCTGGCCGATATCGAACAGGTTGTACCGCCCCGCTTCACCACCGACCCGGCCGAATGCGAACGCCTGTGGGCCGTCCGGCGCGGCCTCTTCTCGGCGGTGACCAGCTTTCGCGCCGCCGACGAATTCGTCATCACCGAAGACATCAACATTCCGGTGGAACGCCTGGCCGAAGGCTGCGCCGCCTTCCAGCGCCTCTTCAAGCGCCACGGCTATGATGCCGGAATCATGGGGCACGCCTTTCACGGCAATTTCCACTTCACCCTGCCCACGCGCATAAGTGACCCTGCGGAACTGAGGCGCCTGCACGGATTTCTGGATGACCTGGCAACCCTCATCACACAGGACTTCGACGGCTCCCTCAAAGCCGAACACGGCACAGGCCGGGCCATAGCCCCCTACGTGCGCCAGGAATGGGGAGATCCAATCCACGCCAT from Desulfomicrobium apsheronum includes:
- a CDS encoding FAD-binding and (Fe-S)-binding domain-containing protein; the encoded protein is MPLPSSLAAALARIVPAERLHLDAVRARVFALDASIYQPRAKAVIDLENETEIQNLLATLREHGSGVTFRGAGTSLNGQATGEEIVARIRGPFWRRHEILYEGRTIRLHCGLTGGEADAALAPLGRRIGPDPASASAASIGGMVANNAAGMCCTVDQNTFATMRHMRLILADGTILDTEDPDSVAALRINHAHVLERLRELRGRIMADPAMVERIRRKYSIKNTTGYAINALTEFDDPLDMLTHLMIGSEGTLGFVSSVTLATVPVHPLRATALMIFPDLNAAARAVMALRGGCPVQAAELLDRTSIRAVEGLPSAPPILRELGDEACAVLMETRAESSDTLARNTEAILSALADIEQVVPPRFTTDPAECERLWAVRRGLFSAVTSFRAADEFVITEDINIPVERLAEGCAAFQRLFKRHGYDAGIMGHAFHGNFHFTLPTRISDPAELRRLHGFLDDLATLITQDFDGSLKAEHGTGRAIAPYVRQEWGDPIHAIMREIKKLLDPHGILNPGVMFNEDPNAHLEGLKLPLTSHQKIDMCVDCGFCEPVCPSRHIAFTPRQRIAAWREITRLEQDGRDDEARQWRAAFTELGESTCATDGLCTTRCPLSIDVASFIRDLRHDAATPIARTAAGSVAAHFTAATSLVRGVLGAADLAHLALGDQKMEAVSRILTRLSGNRLPLWQKHLPRAAASIPGKPGCATDRDVVVYLPSCATRTMGDTREDHLPPLPEVTRLLLERAGFTVRIPGNVNELCCGKAFETKGLFDQARSKILELESALREASENGRHPILCDTSPCLARMKKELKGLALFEPIEFAQIFLLPRLRLKPARRAIALHPTCSTRLMGLTEAFTDLAHRLAARVVLPEGILCCGFSGDKGFHRPDLNASALAGLAAQVAQCGEGYSTSRTCEIGLSLHGGIPYRNILYLLEECSRPDE